The following proteins are co-located in the Maridesulfovibrio sp. genome:
- a CDS encoding glycerophosphodiester phosphodiesterase family protein — translation MSLSLINERPLIWAHRGGRSLAAENTLAAVRKAKEAGADGWELDVQVTKDGEVIILHDLNLLRSTNASVHPLFIGNPPALPWRFSLTEIKELSADVFPRRFCPPKYIEQPWRELPENLPADLRIPTLIEALRLSRELDMWINVEIKDLSKAVPDSLAGDIVEKVLGVIRAQSMDDQVVVSSFNHDYVRRSKEVAPHILTGVLTEHKYAGDPLEAARIANADAWHPGFRFLTEEKVKAARDAGLAINPYTVNEVDDMKRLTEWGVTGLVTDYPQNA, via the coding sequence ATGTCTTTATCTTTAATAAATGAGCGTCCTTTGATTTGGGCGCACCGCGGGGGACGTTCCCTTGCGGCTGAAAATACTCTTGCAGCAGTACGTAAGGCCAAAGAGGCCGGGGCAGACGGCTGGGAGCTTGATGTGCAGGTTACCAAGGACGGGGAGGTAATTATCCTTCACGACCTGAATTTGCTGCGGTCCACCAATGCCAGCGTTCATCCGCTGTTTATCGGTAATCCTCCGGCTCTGCCGTGGAGGTTCAGCCTTACCGAAATAAAGGAGCTTAGCGCTGATGTTTTCCCGCGCCGTTTTTGCCCGCCAAAATATATTGAGCAGCCTTGGCGGGAACTGCCGGAAAATCTTCCGGCTGATTTGCGCATCCCCACGCTGATTGAGGCCCTGAGACTCAGCAGGGAGCTGGATATGTGGATCAATGTTGAGATCAAGGATCTCAGCAAAGCGGTCCCGGATTCTCTTGCCGGTGATATTGTGGAAAAGGTGCTTGGAGTTATCCGGGCGCAATCCATGGATGATCAGGTGGTGGTTTCTTCCTTTAATCACGATTACGTGCGCAGGAGTAAAGAAGTCGCCCCGCATATTCTTACTGGAGTTCTGACCGAGCATAAATATGCCGGAGATCCGCTTGAAGCAGCCCGTATTGCTAATGCAGACGCTTGGCATCCGGGATTCCGCTTTCTTACCGAAGAGAAGGTCAAGGCCGCGCGTGATGCCGGATTGGCGATTAATCCATACACAGTTAATGAAGTGGATGATATGAAGCGGCTCACTGAGTGGGGTGTGACCGGGCTGGTTACCGATTATCCGCAGAATGCATAG
- a CDS encoding IS3 family transposase (programmed frameshift): protein MKKEETQRVKRTQRDYTMGFKLSVVALVEKGEMTYKQAQRAYGIQGRSTVLKWLRKHGSLDWSKPMVHQKRMPKSKETPAQKIKRLEKELQEEKIKTMLLNEMIDISDRELGTSIRKKPYPRAARGLQETKQISLSACCRQLGVSRQSIYQAEKRHKVREKQFQEVKKLVLSLRARMPRLGTRKLYFLLREKFVARGIKLGRDAFFALLRREHLLIKTRKNYTKTTNSKHWLKKHPNLLKEFKPQYSEEVFVSDITYVKTLNKTYYLSLITDSFSRKIVGHNLSSDLSAEGTTKALDMAIKNRKTRNKTIHHSDRGLQYASSIYQNKLKKAEMVPSMTDGYDCYQNALAERINGILKQEFLVVKCTSFDELNSLVKESIEIYNSERPHLSLKMKTPNQIHKQGCGGTPTAL from the exons ATGAAAAAGGAAGAAACTCAAAGAGTAAAGCGTACTCAGCGGGACTACACAATGGGCTTTAAATTGTCCGTTGTGGCATTAGTTGAAAAGGGTGAAATGACCTACAAGCAGGCCCAAAGGGCCTATGGAATCCAAGGTCGCAGCACTGTTTTAAAGTGGCTTCGTAAACATGGCAGCCTTGACTGGAGCAAGCCAATGGTACATCAGAAAAGAATGCCAAAATCCAAAGAGACTCCAGCACAAAAGATTAAGCGTCTTGAAAAAGAGCTTCAGGAAGAGAAGATCAAAACTATGCTTCTCAACGAAATGATTGATATTTCTGACAGAGAACTGGGTACTTCCATAAGAAAAAAAC CTTACCCCCGAGCTGCACGAGGTCTTCAGGAAACAAAGCAAATAAGTTTATCTGCTTGCTGTAGACAGCTCGGGGTGAGTCGGCAATCGATATATCAGGCTGAAAAACGCCATAAGGTACGGGAAAAACAGTTCCAAGAAGTAAAGAAACTTGTTTTGAGTCTGCGGGCCAGAATGCCTCGGCTGGGAACGCGTAAGCTTTATTTTTTATTGCGTGAGAAATTTGTAGCTCGTGGAATCAAGCTTGGGCGGGATGCTTTTTTCGCATTATTGCGCAGAGAGCATTTACTGATAAAAACAAGAAAAAATTACACAAAAACTACAAATTCAAAGCATTGGCTCAAAAAACATCCTAATTTATTGAAGGAGTTTAAGCCTCAGTATTCAGAAGAAGTCTTTGTTAGTGATATAACTTACGTAAAAACGTTAAATAAAACATACTATCTATCACTAATCACAGACTCTTTTAGCAGAAAAATTGTAGGTCACAATTTGAGTTCTGATCTTAGTGCCGAAGGGACCACTAAAGCTTTAGATATGGCTATCAAAAACCGAAAAACGCGAAACAAAACAATCCACCATTCAGATCGTGGATTGCAGTACGCATCGTCCATTTATCAAAACAAACTCAAGAAAGCCGAAATGGTCCCATCTATGACAGATGGGTATGATTGTTACCAAAATGCGTTAGCTGAACGTATAAATGGAATTTTAAAACAAGAATTTTTGGTGGTTAAATGCACTAGCTTTGATGAGTTAAATTCACTCGTAAAAGAGTCTATTGAAATATATAATTCTGAACGTCCTCATCTTAGTTTGAAAATGAAAACACCGAACCAAATACATAAACAGGGCTGTGGGGGTACCCCCACAGCCCTGTAG
- a CDS encoding dicarboxylate/amino acid:cation symporter has product MFSWYFKSNLLIRIIIGLILGAIAGLILGPEAKVLSPLGDILVRSLKMIVMPVVVSTIIVGAGSVKPSQLGKVGAKCMGLYMLTTGFAVAIGLFFGNLLQPGNGLELAAEGAALKVAAPKATSFLDILINIIPKNPFAAITTGDVLSTIFFCIITGIAISMLRHSEDARIKNAGDSLFYLFEGLAEVMYIIIDWVLQYVPIGVFALIAVVFGAQGSKAAGPLGVVVIATYLAFACHIFLIYGGGLLLFKVNPISFFKKVKTASIAAFVTRSSSGVLPISMEVADKELGVDKSIYSFSLPLGATINMDGTAIYQGVCALFIGYAIGEPLTASQQITVIGTTILASLGTAGIPGAGAIMLMIVLNSVGLEITAGSPTALAYAMIFGIDALLDMGRTCTNVTGDLAVTCAVANSENEINQECWEAREATQQ; this is encoded by the coding sequence ATGTTTTCTTGGTACTTCAAAAGTAACCTGTTGATTCGAATCATTATCGGTCTGATATTAGGGGCCATTGCCGGACTTATTTTAGGACCTGAAGCAAAAGTCCTGTCTCCGCTGGGAGATATATTAGTCCGCTCGCTGAAAATGATCGTAATGCCGGTAGTCGTCTCCACAATCATCGTAGGCGCAGGCAGCGTAAAACCCAGCCAGCTCGGTAAAGTAGGCGCCAAATGCATGGGCCTCTACATGCTGACCACCGGATTTGCGGTTGCTATCGGACTCTTTTTCGGCAACCTCCTCCAGCCCGGTAACGGCCTTGAACTCGCAGCAGAAGGCGCAGCCCTCAAAGTGGCAGCACCCAAGGCAACATCCTTTCTCGATATCCTGATCAACATCATCCCCAAAAACCCATTTGCCGCTATCACCACCGGTGATGTTCTCTCTACCATCTTCTTCTGCATCATCACAGGTATTGCCATCTCCATGCTGCGCCACAGCGAAGACGCACGCATCAAGAATGCAGGGGACTCCCTTTTCTACCTTTTCGAAGGTCTTGCTGAAGTAATGTACATCATCATCGACTGGGTACTGCAATATGTTCCCATCGGTGTGTTCGCACTTATCGCCGTGGTTTTCGGTGCTCAGGGTTCCAAAGCAGCCGGACCTCTGGGCGTGGTTGTAATCGCAACCTACCTTGCTTTTGCCTGCCACATCTTCCTCATTTACGGTGGCGGACTCCTGCTCTTCAAGGTAAACCCGATCAGCTTTTTCAAGAAAGTTAAGACTGCTTCCATTGCCGCATTTGTAACCCGCTCCAGCAGCGGTGTACTGCCCATCAGTATGGAAGTTGCCGACAAGGAACTGGGCGTAGACAAAAGCATCTACTCCTTCTCACTGCCGCTGGGCGCAACCATCAACATGGATGGAACCGCAATCTATCAGGGTGTATGTGCCCTGTTCATCGGTTACGCCATTGGTGAACCACTGACCGCCAGCCAGCAGATAACCGTCATCGGGACCACTATTCTGGCCTCCCTCGGTACTGCAGGTATTCCCGGTGCTGGCGCAATCATGCTCATGATCGTGCTCAACTCCGTAGGTCTGGAAATCACAGCCGGCTCCCCCACAGCACTGGCCTATGCCATGATCTTCGGCATTGATGCCCTGCTTGACATGGGCCGCACCTGTACCAACGTTACCGGCGACCTTGCCGTAACCTGTGCAGTAGCCAACAGCGAAAATGAAATTAATCAGGAATGCTGGGAAGCCCGCGAGGCAACACAACAGTAA
- the corA gene encoding magnesium/cobalt transporter CorA, producing the protein MARFLRNKDQKAGLPPGSLIFTGQHKISIPELRLIKYDSSSLTDTAIESLNSISEAPERTGKIWLNIDGVHDSELMKELGELFSISPLALEDILDTEQRPFIEEYPDYLFSTMKILVSIDAEQEIFAEQVSFILRENHLISFNEQPNAIFDPIHKRLKKNKTKIRNNGSDYLFYTLLDCVLENYLKVIEITGERIEDLEEEVTTEPCPEHLESINFYRREIAYIRKSIRPVKEIILKINKLDSELISEDTTTYMKDLLNMMDQALDSLEIYKDILGDLFTTYSMYMGTRLNETMKFLTIFSTIFIPLTFIAGLYGMNFTTIPGLNSPNGFYLSIIIMGAISAGMLVLFKLKKWL; encoded by the coding sequence ATGGCAAGATTTCTAAGGAACAAAGATCAAAAAGCCGGACTGCCTCCTGGATCGTTGATTTTCACCGGGCAACATAAAATTTCCATACCGGAACTCAGACTTATTAAGTACGACAGCTCCAGCTTGACCGACACGGCCATAGAGTCACTGAATTCTATTTCAGAAGCCCCCGAACGCACGGGAAAAATTTGGTTAAACATAGACGGAGTTCACGATTCTGAATTGATGAAGGAACTAGGTGAGCTCTTCAGCATTTCTCCCCTTGCATTGGAAGATATACTCGATACAGAACAACGTCCTTTTATCGAGGAGTATCCGGACTATCTGTTCTCCACTATGAAGATATTAGTCTCAATTGATGCCGAGCAGGAGATTTTTGCCGAACAAGTCAGTTTTATTCTACGTGAAAACCATCTGATCTCATTCAACGAACAGCCGAATGCCATTTTTGATCCGATCCATAAACGGCTCAAAAAAAACAAAACTAAAATAAGAAATAATGGATCAGACTATCTCTTTTATACACTTCTGGACTGTGTTCTTGAAAACTACCTTAAAGTCATAGAAATCACGGGAGAAAGGATTGAGGACCTTGAAGAAGAAGTCACAACAGAACCGTGTCCCGAACATCTGGAAAGCATAAATTTCTATCGCCGTGAAATTGCATACATCCGCAAATCAATTCGACCAGTAAAAGAGATTATCCTGAAAATTAATAAACTTGATTCTGAGCTTATTTCCGAAGACACAACAACCTACATGAAAGATCTATTGAATATGATGGATCAGGCATTGGATTCGCTGGAAATTTATAAAGATATTCTTGGCGATTTGTTCACCACCTACAGCATGTACATGGGGACCCGCTTGAATGAAACCATGAAATTCCTGACCATATTTTCAACAATATTCATCCCGCTGACCTTTATTGCCGGACTATATGGCATGAATTTCACGACCATACCCGGATTGAATTCACCGAACGGATTTTATCTATCCATTATAATCATGGGCGCAATTTCTGCCGGAATGCTGGTATTATTCAAACTGAAAAAATGGCTATAA
- a CDS encoding TIGR00341 family protein, with the protein MPLRVIEIIAPEEDKDDIYKTLEEHRPNEGYVFWVSSNEGENSLTFRVIMDVKESENVLDRLEDFFTWKDKYRIIVFPVEATIPRLKEIEEEPTEEEKQQNNQKKIQNRLSREELYADVLDTSVLSRSYILLIIFSSIVAVIGLLKNNVAIIIGAMVLAPLLEPNVGLSLATTLGDDDLAKASSKTLITGILLAFAITLAAGLFIGVDINQNSSELISRSSTDFSDIILAMVSGAAGIISFTLGVPTSLVGVMVALSLLPPLSACGLFLGAGHISHAIGAATLFFANIICLNLSGVISFFLMGVQPLTWWKREEAKASAMRIIAVWGALLIILSILLFFWLVK; encoded by the coding sequence ATGCCGCTTCGAGTCATCGAGATAATAGCCCCGGAAGAGGACAAGGACGATATATACAAAACCCTTGAAGAACATCGTCCTAATGAAGGCTATGTCTTTTGGGTTTCCTCAAATGAAGGGGAAAACTCCCTCACCTTCAGGGTAATCATGGATGTGAAGGAATCCGAAAATGTGCTTGATCGTTTGGAGGACTTTTTTACATGGAAAGACAAATACCGTATCATTGTCTTTCCAGTTGAAGCGACCATTCCCAGACTCAAAGAAATTGAAGAAGAACCAACCGAGGAAGAAAAGCAGCAGAATAACCAGAAAAAGATACAAAACAGGTTAAGCAGGGAAGAACTCTATGCCGATGTACTTGACACGTCTGTATTATCCCGCAGTTACATTCTGCTAATAATATTTTCATCAATAGTCGCTGTAATCGGGCTACTGAAAAACAATGTTGCCATCATAATCGGTGCTATGGTTTTGGCCCCCCTGCTGGAGCCGAATGTAGGGCTGTCACTTGCCACTACACTGGGTGATGACGACCTTGCAAAAGCTTCATCTAAAACACTTATTACCGGCATTTTACTGGCCTTTGCCATTACATTAGCTGCCGGATTATTCATCGGGGTGGACATCAACCAGAACTCTTCTGAATTAATTTCAAGATCTTCAACTGATTTTTCAGATATTATTCTGGCAATGGTCTCAGGAGCAGCCGGGATCATATCTTTCACTCTAGGTGTCCCGACATCTTTAGTCGGGGTAATGGTCGCCCTGTCTCTTCTACCGCCGCTCAGTGCCTGTGGTCTATTTCTGGGAGCGGGACACATTTCACACGCCATAGGCGCTGCCACTTTGTTCTTTGCAAACATAATATGCCTCAATCTTTCAGGGGTGATCTCTTTTTTCCTGATGGGAGTACAGCCTTTGACTTGGTGGAAACGTGAGGAGGCAAAAGCATCAGCGATGAGAATTATTGCGGTTTGGGGTGCTCTGCTCATAATATTGAGTATTCTTTTATTCTTCTGGTTAGTTAAATAG
- a CDS encoding mechanosensitive ion channel domain-containing protein: MPKKKHTAAKMVLIPVLMILGLCVSFSASANQDYDFLRSRVQNYQAFEAEELATYASVEDLIVQSQKEYAKLLQRSQILFFSERASANSPIERKFVKNTLNDLRDDIQEIVDKLKNAKSECLSRIEVLKSFEQLSSSMPEGTPKDLLAIYRERFKSVSELRIKSNKQLSRINLLDAQGIRMLDRIEKLEKGEKQNLLQLWKAYLLTGKSPIFSSDFWETSFSMQNWIQLRQSEFTAALQIYKSDWVKHLSVFIVVLFICFSVKGLVQKTITWRYSILHEHKKIKLYTFTALFSISLCIANILVFTGTLEFFLYFVFCVFFYSILRLSKFLSRDRFLITSGSFRMTMLLFISVAMVSLHFPSKYITIFFLLFIFTSWTISSTTAWRKNGFKGLVRSTQKISFITPLVILSFLGFGRMACLVAILLCLGIFIRSFGRLWAQILFVSTEKGEKLLKGLISGLAVPLGWGIAFFIVYYWLSIFLGPTAIEDVMDRQINIYGFALTIGSLVSLAVLFFITKSCVAAFNVSIEHVGNKWPKGKRGAVPSMQTLFTYSVWSLFVIISMRVLGVNLTSIAVIAGGLSVGIGFGLQNIVNNFISGLILLFGRSIQQGDVIELSGLWCTVQKINIRTTLVETFENAVIMIPNSDLVTNQMTNWTKNSSSLRRDILVGVAYGSDTAKVKSTLLAVAEKNEHVLPTPEPYVHFSNFGSSSLDFILRVWIDDIDYSIRAMSDLRFEIDNNFRKEGIEIAFPQLDIHVKNMPGEKTSKGSA, from the coding sequence ATGCCTAAGAAAAAGCATACCGCAGCAAAAATGGTCTTAATTCCTGTTTTAATGATATTAGGACTTTGCGTTTCTTTTTCAGCAAGTGCAAATCAGGACTACGACTTTTTACGCAGCAGAGTGCAGAATTATCAGGCTTTTGAAGCAGAAGAGCTTGCTACCTACGCAAGCGTGGAGGATTTGATTGTCCAGTCGCAAAAAGAATATGCCAAACTGCTGCAGCGCTCACAAATCCTTTTCTTCTCTGAAAGAGCATCTGCAAACTCTCCGATAGAAAGGAAGTTTGTAAAAAACACTCTGAATGACTTAAGAGATGATATTCAAGAAATCGTCGACAAACTCAAAAATGCCAAATCAGAATGTCTATCCAGAATTGAAGTTCTAAAATCATTTGAACAACTTTCCTCCAGCATGCCGGAGGGAACTCCAAAAGATTTACTCGCTATTTATCGGGAGAGATTCAAATCAGTTTCGGAATTACGGATAAAATCCAATAAGCAGCTTTCCCGCATTAACCTTTTAGATGCACAAGGAATCCGGATGCTTGACCGGATTGAAAAGCTGGAAAAAGGTGAAAAACAAAACCTGCTCCAACTCTGGAAGGCTTACCTGCTGACTGGAAAAAGTCCTATATTCAGCTCTGACTTTTGGGAGACATCATTTTCAATGCAGAATTGGATTCAGCTGAGGCAATCAGAATTCACAGCTGCCCTGCAAATTTATAAAAGCGACTGGGTCAAACATTTATCTGTTTTTATTGTCGTCCTTTTCATATGTTTCTCAGTCAAAGGATTAGTACAGAAAACAATCACGTGGCGATACTCCATACTTCATGAACACAAAAAGATAAAACTTTACACTTTTACTGCCCTGTTCAGTATTTCCTTATGCATTGCTAATATACTTGTATTTACGGGAACATTGGAATTTTTTTTGTATTTTGTTTTCTGCGTTTTCTTTTATTCTATTTTGCGCCTTTCCAAATTCCTGTCACGTGACAGATTTTTGATCACCAGCGGCAGTTTCAGGATGACCATGCTGCTGTTTATAAGTGTAGCAATGGTATCACTACACTTCCCTAGCAAATATATTACTATATTTTTTCTATTATTCATCTTCACATCATGGACAATCAGCTCGACAACTGCATGGCGTAAAAACGGATTCAAGGGCCTTGTCAGATCCACTCAAAAAATAAGCTTCATCACTCCACTTGTTATCCTGTCTTTCTTAGGTTTTGGAAGAATGGCCTGTCTGGTTGCTATTCTACTCTGCCTTGGAATTTTCATACGATCCTTTGGAAGATTATGGGCACAGATTCTGTTTGTCAGCACGGAAAAAGGAGAAAAACTGCTCAAGGGACTGATCAGCGGCCTTGCTGTTCCCCTAGGCTGGGGGATAGCTTTTTTTATTGTTTACTACTGGCTGTCAATATTTCTGGGACCGACCGCTATTGAAGATGTCATGGACAGGCAAATAAACATTTATGGATTCGCCCTGACAATAGGAAGTCTTGTTTCTTTGGCTGTTTTGTTTTTTATAACTAAAAGCTGTGTAGCAGCTTTCAATGTTTCCATCGAACATGTCGGCAATAAGTGGCCCAAAGGAAAGCGCGGTGCAGTACCATCAATGCAGACACTCTTCACCTACAGTGTCTGGTCATTGTTTGTGATAATTTCCATGAGAGTTCTCGGGGTAAACCTTACAAGCATCGCTGTTATTGCCGGTGGCCTTAGTGTCGGTATCGGTTTCGGACTCCAGAATATCGTTAACAACTTCATCAGCGGACTGATCCTGCTATTTGGCAGGTCTATCCAGCAGGGCGATGTCATCGAGCTTAGCGGTCTCTGGTGCACTGTCCAAAAAATCAATATCAGGACAACACTGGTTGAAACCTTTGAAAACGCCGTAATCATGATCCCCAACTCCGACCTTGTAACAAACCAGATGACCAACTGGACCAAAAACAGTTCGTCCCTGCGGCGTGATATCCTTGTAGGAGTTGCCTACGGTTCTGATACGGCAAAAGTAAAAAGCACCCTTTTAGCTGTTGCCGAAAAAAACGAACATGTTCTGCCTACGCCTGAACCTTATGTCCATTTCAGCAACTTCGGATCTAGCAGTTTGGATTTTATATTAAGAGTTTGGATCGACGACATTGACTACTCCATCAGAGCAATGTCGGATTTGCGGTTCGAGATAGACAACAATTTCCGCAAAGAGGGTATAGAGATCGCTTTCCCGCAATTGGATATTCATGTTAAAAACATGCCTGGGGAAAAGACCTCAAAAGGCAGTGCATAA
- a CDS encoding DUF3108 domain-containing protein, which translates to MNKYFYDYTFRSLFAAMLFSVGFTFSISCSAHAESKLPFHPGEKIEYNLYWTVFHAGYAELTTSKGNGTSGPIFNATARTNDFVDVFYKVRNRIESITTPGMDSALYYFKKQREGDYHRDITLQFDWNTFSVTRYGSDGTFRQKLPIYPGEFDPLSILFSFRNQPLEVGYEFVCPITDGKKSVIGRAMVTGRETITVAGKEYDTFVIEPEIKDLGGVFKKSPDATLKMWFTVDELHIPVKVKSEVSVGHFSVELSKYTSGDPESKF; encoded by the coding sequence ATGAATAAATATTTTTACGATTATACATTTAGGTCTCTGTTCGCAGCTATGCTTTTTAGTGTCGGATTTACTTTTTCCATTTCCTGTTCAGCCCATGCAGAATCAAAGCTTCCTTTTCACCCGGGAGAAAAAATTGAGTACAATCTTTACTGGACGGTGTTTCATGCCGGATATGCGGAGCTGACCACATCAAAAGGCAATGGAACATCCGGTCCGATATTCAATGCAACTGCACGCACAAATGATTTCGTAGATGTATTTTACAAGGTTAGAAATCGAATCGAATCCATTACGACTCCGGGGATGGATTCAGCTCTTTATTATTTCAAGAAACAACGTGAAGGCGATTACCATAGAGACATAACCTTACAGTTTGACTGGAATACCTTTTCCGTAACCAGATACGGTTCAGACGGGACTTTTCGCCAGAAGCTGCCAATCTATCCCGGCGAGTTTGACCCTCTGTCCATTTTATTCTCATTTCGAAACCAGCCCTTGGAAGTTGGCTACGAATTTGTTTGCCCTATAACAGACGGTAAAAAATCAGTTATTGGCCGGGCAATGGTTACGGGAAGAGAAACAATTACAGTTGCAGGTAAGGAGTACGATACTTTTGTAATCGAGCCGGAAATCAAGGATCTTGGCGGTGTCTTCAAGAAAAGTCCGGATGCTACGCTTAAAATGTGGTTTACCGTTGATGAGTTACACATTCCGGTAAAGGTTAAAAGCGAAGTTTCTGTCGGCCATTTTTCTGTAGAGCTTTCCAAATACACTTCCGGTGATCCAGAGTCCAAATTCTGA
- a CDS encoding PAS domain S-box protein, protein MSSSNDDNSERIPESISDVFESFSDFILFTDGEGRICSASDRVVEFFGGPLKGRQLWDILGVDASGIDEFIVAYPVAGVHEIPYGEDGGNYSLRLIPLAGPYCSEGYVAVVTNNAPFVELHESYEERIEDNIAALDDSVALFNALFDAAQDPSFLADSAFRILSSNTAAERLFGRSCTLSGNSCLSIFSSDSSNIVRKHFETCTTDIPVPFDELLAARNCSGEDIPVELIMHKVRLQSGTVFHLGLRDMTDIQRLENGLEETREQVDGMNVALRTVIESVEEEKKDMHEDFALQVREQILPALDRMIKEPVPQMRNSFGRFIKERLSALAGETGDQFEELLLKLTPREVEICRYIEAGKSTEHIGELLSITADTVRTHRKNIRRKLGLQGKRVSLISYLKHHINS, encoded by the coding sequence GTGAGCTCAAGTAATGACGACAATTCTGAACGTATTCCAGAATCCATTTCTGATGTATTTGAATCCTTTTCCGATTTTATCCTTTTTACTGACGGCGAAGGTCGTATCTGCTCAGCCAGTGACCGTGTCGTTGAGTTTTTCGGAGGGCCGCTGAAAGGGCGACAGCTTTGGGATATCCTGGGGGTTGATGCTTCAGGGATTGATGAATTCATCGTAGCTTATCCTGTAGCCGGCGTGCATGAAATACCTTACGGGGAGGACGGTGGAAATTATTCCTTGCGTCTAATTCCCCTTGCCGGCCCGTATTGTTCGGAAGGGTATGTTGCTGTTGTAACCAATAACGCTCCTTTTGTTGAATTACATGAATCTTATGAGGAGCGCATCGAGGATAATATAGCTGCTCTTGATGACAGTGTTGCCCTTTTCAATGCCTTATTTGATGCTGCGCAGGATCCGAGCTTTCTGGCTGATTCGGCTTTCCGTATTCTTTCATCCAACACCGCTGCAGAAAGGCTTTTCGGTCGCAGCTGCACTCTTTCCGGGAATAGTTGCCTTAGTATTTTCAGCTCCGACTCCTCAAATATAGTCCGAAAGCATTTTGAAACCTGTACTACAGATATCCCCGTTCCTTTTGATGAATTGCTTGCTGCTCGAAATTGTTCGGGGGAAGACATTCCTGTTGAGTTGATCATGCATAAGGTGCGGCTTCAGTCCGGCACGGTCTTTCATCTCGGATTAAGGGATATGACCGATATACAGCGGCTTGAAAACGGTCTGGAAGAGACTCGCGAGCAGGTAGATGGAATGAATGTGGCTTTGCGTACTGTTATTGAATCTGTGGAAGAAGAAAAAAAAGATATGCATGAGGACTTTGCATTACAGGTTCGCGAACAGATTCTGCCGGCCCTTGATCGTATGATTAAGGAACCTGTTCCGCAGATGCGCAATAGTTTTGGAAGATTTATTAAGGAGCGCCTTTCCGCTCTGGCAGGGGAGACCGGTGATCAGTTTGAAGAATTGCTACTGAAACTCACCCCCCGTGAAGTTGAAATCTGCCGTTATATTGAGGCTGGAAAGAGTACCGAACATATAGGTGAACTTCTTTCTATTACAGCTGATACCGTCCGCACCCACCGTAAAAATATTCGCCGTAAACTTGGCTTGCAGGGCAAGAGAGTTTCGTTGATTTCTTATCTTAAACATCACATCAACTCCTAA
- a CDS encoding ABC transporter substrate-binding protein, with protein MRRFTALYLAVFTLLIAVSFVGCAKQEKTGLAKVKEAEEVSFAMSGGYPPFNYFNKQNELVGFDVDVAKEVAKRLGVKLKPVTTEWSGIIEGLRSGIYSGILGSMAATEQRKKVVDFSNPYYYSGAQMFVRTDSPFKSADELKAKAVGLVTGTTFEQDAKNLGVSDIRLYKDDTHTLTELSSGVIDGVITDRVVGVNAMNSGKFKIKPLGSPLRKEDIAVAFRKEDKTLTDEVNKILKQMHEDGTLTELSKKWLKVDITKK; from the coding sequence ATGAGACGTTTTACGGCCTTATACCTTGCGGTGTTCACCCTGTTGATTGCTGTGTCTTTTGTCGGTTGCGCTAAACAGGAAAAGACCGGCCTTGCCAAGGTCAAAGAAGCCGAGGAAGTGAGCTTTGCCATGAGTGGCGGTTATCCTCCGTTTAATTATTTTAACAAACAAAATGAGCTGGTCGGCTTTGATGTGGATGTTGCTAAAGAAGTAGCGAAAAGACTAGGTGTAAAGCTGAAACCAGTCACCACTGAGTGGAGTGGTATTATCGAAGGGCTGAGGTCCGGTATTTACAGTGGTATCCTTGGAAGTATGGCTGCAACTGAGCAACGTAAGAAGGTCGTGGATTTCTCTAACCCGTATTACTATTCCGGTGCTCAGATGTTTGTCCGTACAGATTCTCCTTTCAAGTCAGCTGACGAACTCAAAGCCAAGGCTGTCGGGCTGGTTACCGGAACCACTTTTGAGCAGGATGCCAAAAATCTGGGAGTGTCTGATATCCGTCTCTACAAAGATGATACCCATACTCTTACCGAATTATCCAGCGGGGTAATTGATGGTGTCATCACTGACCGTGTTGTGGGCGTTAATGCCATGAATAGCGGCAAGTTTAAGATTAAACCTCTTGGTTCCCCGCTGCGCAAGGAAGATATCGCAGTTGCTTTCCGCAAGGAGGATAAGACCCTTACGGATGAGGTGAACAAGATTCTTAAGCAGATGCATGAAGACGGTACCCTTACTGAGTTGAGTAAGAAGTGGCTTAAGGTAGATATTACCAAGAAATAA